In a genomic window of Arthrobacter woluwensis:
- the topA gene encoding type I DNA topoisomerase, which yields MPTKAKTGKKLVIVESPAKSKTIAKYLGEGFVVEASIGHIRDLPQPSELPAELKKTSVGKFAVDVDHDFKPYYVVSSNKKKVVAELKAQLKDADELYLATDGDREGEAIAWHLLEVLKPKVPVYRMTFGEITKEAIQRAMTSLRDIDTDLVDAQETRRVLDRLYGYEISPVLWRKVASGLSAGRVQSVVTRLVVDRERERMAFTSASYWDLTGVFSAAGESFKAKLSAVNGERLATGKDFTDAGQLKGKAVALLDEASATSLAENLGSADFSVRSMETKPYTRRPAAPFTTSTLQQEAGRKLRFSSKITMQVAQRLYENGYITYMRTDSSALSDEAVNAARKQASELYGAEYIPSSRRVYANKSANAQEAHEAIRPAGDAFRTPAQVKSQLSADEFRLYELIWKRTVASQMADAKGSTATIKLGAVSSDGRDAEFTASGTVITFPGFLAAYEEGKDESREDDSDESRRLPNVGEGDRLQGGDITAVGHQTSPPPRYTEASLTAEMEKEGIGRPSTYAATISTIQDRGYVRKQGSALVPSWIAFSVIKLLEQHFSDYVDYEFTADMETDLDRIARGEEPGASWLKHFYFGDGGKDAGLKSVVNNLGEIDARDINSIPVTDGIVLRVGKFGPYLESTVPTVDAKTGEVVEALRANVPEDLAPDELTPEKARELLENSAPEERVLGVDPHTGHTVVAKNGRYGAFVTEIIPEPTAEEIAAQPVEYYKNGKPKPPKKPVKLKPRSGSLFKSMSVDTVTLDEALALLSLPRVLGQDEEGTPITVQNGRFGPYLKKGADSRSIGSEEEIFTITLEQALEIYSQPKQRGARAAVPPLAEFGPDPVSEKNIVVKEGRFGPYITDGITNITVPRSTSVEELTRERAVELLAEKRAKGPVKRTARSTTSRSTAKKPAAKKKA from the coding sequence GTGCCCACCAAGGCCAAGACCGGCAAGAAACTCGTGATCGTGGAGTCTCCCGCCAAGAGCAAGACCATCGCCAAGTACCTGGGCGAGGGTTTCGTGGTGGAGGCTTCCATCGGTCACATCCGTGACCTGCCGCAGCCCTCCGAACTCCCCGCCGAGCTGAAGAAGACCTCGGTGGGCAAGTTCGCGGTGGACGTGGATCACGACTTCAAGCCGTACTACGTGGTCTCCAGCAACAAGAAGAAGGTGGTGGCGGAACTCAAGGCGCAGCTCAAGGACGCCGACGAGCTCTACCTCGCCACTGATGGGGATCGCGAAGGCGAAGCCATCGCGTGGCACCTTCTCGAGGTGCTCAAGCCCAAGGTCCCCGTGTACCGGATGACCTTCGGTGAGATCACCAAGGAAGCCATCCAGCGGGCCATGACCAGCCTGAGGGACATCGACACGGATCTGGTGGACGCTCAGGAGACGCGCCGCGTCCTGGACCGCCTTTACGGCTACGAGATCTCCCCGGTGCTCTGGCGGAAGGTCGCCAGCGGGCTCTCCGCAGGCCGCGTGCAGTCGGTGGTCACCCGCCTCGTGGTGGACCGCGAACGGGAACGCATGGCGTTCACGTCCGCCTCGTACTGGGACCTCACCGGTGTCTTCAGTGCCGCGGGCGAGTCCTTCAAGGCCAAGCTGAGCGCCGTCAACGGCGAGCGTCTCGCCACGGGCAAGGACTTCACCGACGCCGGCCAGCTCAAGGGCAAGGCCGTGGCCCTGCTGGACGAAGCCTCGGCCACCAGCCTGGCGGAGAACCTGGGATCCGCGGACTTCAGCGTCCGCTCCATGGAGACCAAGCCGTACACCCGCCGTCCGGCAGCGCCGTTCACCACGTCGACCCTCCAGCAGGAGGCGGGCCGTAAGCTCCGCTTCTCCTCGAAGATCACCATGCAGGTGGCGCAGCGTCTCTACGAGAACGGCTACATCACCTATATGCGCACCGACTCGTCGGCGCTTTCGGACGAGGCCGTCAACGCGGCCCGCAAGCAGGCGAGCGAGCTGTACGGCGCCGAGTACATCCCGTCCAGCCGCCGCGTGTATGCCAACAAGAGCGCCAACGCGCAGGAGGCCCACGAGGCCATCCGCCCCGCCGGTGACGCCTTCCGCACCCCGGCGCAGGTCAAGTCCCAGCTCTCCGCTGACGAGTTCCGCCTGTACGAACTGATCTGGAAGCGCACCGTCGCCTCGCAGATGGCGGATGCCAAGGGCTCGACGGCGACCATCAAGCTGGGCGCCGTGTCCTCCGACGGCCGGGACGCCGAGTTCACGGCGTCCGGCACCGTCATCACCTTCCCCGGCTTCCTGGCCGCCTATGAGGAGGGCAAGGACGAAAGCCGCGAGGACGACTCGGACGAGTCTCGCCGGCTGCCGAACGTCGGCGAAGGCGACCGCCTGCAGGGTGGCGACATCACCGCCGTCGGGCACCAGACGTCCCCGCCCCCGCGGTACACGGAGGCTTCGCTGACCGCCGAGATGGAGAAGGAGGGCATCGGCCGTCCCTCCACGTACGCGGCCACCATCTCCACCATCCAGGACCGCGGCTACGTCCGGAAGCAGGGTTCCGCCCTGGTGCCCAGCTGGATCGCGTTCTCCGTCATCAAGCTGCTCGAACAGCACTTCTCCGACTACGTGGACTATGAGTTCACCGCTGACATGGAGACGGACCTGGACCGCATCGCCCGCGGTGAGGAGCCCGGCGCCAGCTGGCTCAAGCACTTCTACTTCGGTGACGGCGGCAAGGACGCCGGCCTGAAGTCCGTGGTCAACAACCTCGGCGAGATCGACGCGCGTGACATCAACTCGATCCCCGTCACCGACGGCATCGTCCTCCGGGTGGGCAAGTTCGGCCCGTACCTGGAGAGCACCGTGCCCACGGTCGACGCCAAGACCGGTGAGGTGGTGGAGGCGCTGCGCGCCAACGTCCCCGAGGACCTGGCGCCGGACGAGCTGACCCCGGAGAAGGCCCGCGAGCTGCTGGAGAACTCCGCCCCGGAAGAGCGCGTCCTCGGAGTGGACCCGCACACCGGGCACACCGTGGTGGCCAAGAACGGCCGCTATGGCGCCTTCGTCACGGAGATCATCCCCGAGCCGACGGCCGAGGAGATCGCCGCGCAGCCGGTCGAGTATTACAAGAACGGCAAGCCGAAGCCCCCGAAGAAGCCGGTCAAGCTCAAGCCGCGTTCCGGTTCGCTCTTCAAGTCCATGTCCGTGGACACCGTCACGCTGGACGAGGCCCTGGCGCTGCTCAGCCTGCCCCGCGTGCTGGGCCAGGATGAGGAAGGCACTCCCATCACGGTGCAGAACGGCCGCTTCGGTCCGTACCTGAAGAAGGGCGCGGACTCCCGGTCGATCGGCTCCGAAGAGGAGATCTTCACCATCACCCTGGAACAGGCGCTGGAGATCTACTCGCAGCCCAAGCAGCGTGGCGCCCGTGCGGCCGTTCCGCCGCTCGCCGAGTTCGGGCCGGACCCGGTCTCGGAGAAGAACATCGTGGTGAAGGAGGGCCGCTTCGGGCCGTACATCACCGACGGGATCACCAACATCACCGTCCCGCGCTCCACGAGCGTCGAGGAGCTGACCCGGGAACGCGCCGTCGAACTTCTGGCGGAGAAGCGGGCCAAGGGGCCGGTGAAGCGGACCGCCCGTAGCACCACGTCACGGAGCACGGCCAAGAAGCCGGCCGCGAAGAAGAAGGCCTGA